The genomic region CGGGAGCGCGTGCGGGGCACCGGCACGTGCGCTCCGTTCACACGGGGCGCGCACCGGCACGTACGGCTGCTGAACGCGCCCCCGACATCGGAGGCCTCACCAACTCCCGCCAGGCGTAGGACGGTTCACCAACTCCCGCCCGGCGCACGCCGGTTCACCAGCGCCTGCCCGGCGACGGACGAATCACCAGCGGCCTGCCTGGCTACGGAGGAATCGCCAACGTCTGCCCGGTGAAGGACGGTTCGCCAACGTCCGCCCGTCGTCAGAGCGGTCAGATCGGTGGGTTCGCCGACCGGCCTTCGGGGCGGGCGAGGTCACCAACCCCGCGCGCGCCACTCCGGCAGGTGCGGCCGTTCCGCACCCAGTGTCGTGTCGTCGCCATGGCCCGGGTAGACCCAGGTCTCGTCCGGCAGCACGTCGAAGATCTTTGTCTCGACGTCGTGGATCAGACTGGCGAACGCCTTCGCGTCCTTACGTGTGTTGCCCACACCACCCGGGAAGAGACAGTCACCCGTGAACACATGCGGGTGCCCGTGCGGGTCGTCGTAGACCAGGGCGATCGAGCCGGGCGTGTGCCCCACCAGATGGCGCGCGGTCAGGGTCACGTGCCCCACCCGGATCGTGTCGCCGTCCTGGACGGGCACGTCCGTCGGTACGGGGATGCCGTCGGCGTCGTCCCGTCCCGCGTACGTGCGCGCGCCCGTGGCCGCCACGACCTCCGCGAGCGCCTGCCAGTGGTCGCCGTGCTGATGCGTGGTGACCACGGACGCGATGCCGTCGTCGCCGATCAGGGTGAGCAGCGTCCCGGCGTCGTTGGCCGCGTCGATCAGGAGTTGCTCGTCCGTGGCCCGGCAGCGCAGCAGATAGGCGTTGTTGTTCATTGGGCCGACCGCGACCTTGGAGATCATCAGGTCCCGCAGCTCGTGCACATCGGCAGGGCCGTCGACCGTCACCGTTCCGCTGTACGTCATGGCACTCAGCCTATAGCGGAGGGAGTACGGGAAGCAGGCCGCCGTCGATGCTCAGCGCGGACCCGTCGCGGCGGCCCGCGAGCCAGCCGAGCAGGGCGGGCGCGGAACCGCTCACGGTCACGTCCGCACCTTCCCCGGCGCCCACGGCTCGCCCCGGACCGCCGTCTCCGGAGGAGCGTCCCGTGCTCCACGCGCGTGTGCCGTCCGTGACGCGCGTGTGCGGCACCTCCGGGTGCCCGGTGAAGCGGCCCGTGAGAAAGGAGATCTCGCGCTCCACGAACTCCTCCGGGAGGTGCTCCAGGTCGTACCCGATCCCCAGATCCACGTGGTGCAGCTCGACCTCGATCCACCGACGGAACGGCACCCCGGACGCCGAGTCGGTGACTCCGTTGCGCAGTTCCACCGTGCGGGACCAGTCCGCGGGCGCTGCCCCCGCCTCCTGGAAGCGGGCCGCGCTCTCGCGGAGGTCGGTGAGGTGTGTCTCCAGGGGGCGCGGGGCGTCCCGCTCGATGTCGGCGTCCCGGGCTTCACCGGAGACGTACATCGGCCGACCTTCGAGGACGTTCACGAGGGCGTCCGCGTTGCGGGCGAGGTGGGCCAGGACGTGGCCGCGGCTCCAGCCGGGCAGCCGTGACGGCCCGGTCACGGAAACGTTGTCCCGTTTGGCGACTGCGATGAGCAGCCGCTCGGTCGCGTCACGTACAGACGCCAGGTCGCGCACATGATCGTTCATGGGCACGACGATAGTCCCGCCACACGTTTGGGTGAAGGTTGTGGGCGGCCCCCGTAAATCGAATGCACGTGCTATATGGTCGGTTGCGGCGTCGGGCATGCTGGAGGGCCCGGGATTGTTGTGAACCAGGGAAACCAGACCGGCGCTGTCAGTGGCTCCCTCTAGTCTGAAAAAGACGGGGGTCCCGTCGTCTGAAAAGCCGGGGGCCTCGCCCCTGTCACTTCTTCTCAAGAAAGGTGCGGACCGGCGTGGCCGACCGTCTCATCGTCCGTGGAGCGCGCGAGCACAATCTG from Streptomyces sp. NBC_00878 harbors:
- a CDS encoding maleylpyruvate isomerase family mycothiol-dependent enzyme, with amino-acid sequence MNDHVRDLASVRDATERLLIAVAKRDNVSVTGPSRLPGWSRGHVLAHLARNADALVNVLEGRPMYVSGEARDADIERDAPRPLETHLTDLRESAARFQEAGAAPADWSRTVELRNGVTDSASGVPFRRWIEVELHHVDLGIGYDLEHLPEEFVEREISFLTGRFTGHPEVPHTRVTDGTRAWSTGRSSGDGGPGRAVGAGEGADVTVSGSAPALLGWLAGRRDGSALSIDGGLLPVLPPL
- a CDS encoding MBL fold metallo-hydrolase gives rise to the protein MTYSGTVTVDGPADVHELRDLMISKVAVGPMNNNAYLLRCRATDEQLLIDAANDAGTLLTLIGDDGIASVVTTHQHGDHWQALAEVVAATGARTYAGRDDADGIPVPTDVPVQDGDTIRVGHVTLTARHLVGHTPGSIALVYDDPHGHPHVFTGDCLFPGGVGNTRKDAKAFASLIHDVETKIFDVLPDETWVYPGHGDDTTLGAERPHLPEWRARGW